ATCTGGTTTAACAAACGCTACTACAAAGTACCCGAATGGCACTGGTTTCTTCATCTGGTTTAACAACAGGTACAAAATACCCGAATAGCACTGGTTTCTTGATCTGCTTTATTAATAAACACCTGCAACGATTCGCAATGGTTTCTTGTTAAGATCAGCTACCAGTTCCTGAAATTGGTAATACAACGGTGTGCACGGAAAGAGTAAAATAAGGAAACTTTAGTAGTGATTTTTCCATAAATATCTGGAGAGAGAAGTTAGGGGCATCCAAGAGGCAAGAACACAGAGGCCCCTCTGGTGTTCACAACACATCCTTGTTCCATCAATTTTCCGTTTCTCGTAAAAAAAGCCGAAGGCCGTACACAAAATTCTCATCACACAAAGCGCTACACCCGTAGGAGCGCTCTCTGCTGAAAAATATTTACACGGTACAGCGATGGCACGAGGCGTACAGAAAACGAAACCAAAAGGCAAATGCGAAAGGCGAGGAGCAGAGCCCTCTGCTAGGATCCATCTaaattcctacgcgcacacggAGAGGCCACACACGGAGCTAGCACATAGCCGGGGGCGACGCGACGGGGCgaatctctcttctcttctcttctcttcactCGTCCCTAAATCCAGGCCGTCAGGGTGGGGGCCGGCGGCGACCACGACTCGtcggcggccgcggcggccgggAGGAGGCGGGAGCGGCAGAGCGGGCAGGTGGCGTGGTCGTAGTCCAGCCAGGTCTCGAGGCAGGCACGGTGGAAGAGGTGGCCACAGGGCAGGCGGTTCACCACGGCGTCCGCCTCGAACCGCACCAGGCAGACGCGGCAGTCAGgcaccgccgccgcgccccgcctccGGCCGAAGCGCGCGGGGCGGAACCTGCTCCTGAACCTCTCGGCCAGGCTGGGGGCCGCCGGGGTGGCCGCCGTGAGCTGGTCGGCGCcgtcggcgtcctccccggccagcAGCGACGGCGGCGCGGGCAGGCCGAGGAAGACGAGCGCGGCGCGGAGGAGGCCCGCCAGGGCGGCGATCGAGACGACGGCGTGGTAGAGCAGGTAGATCAGGAGGCTCTCCTTGGGCGCCGGCATGCTGGAGATGCCCATCGCGGCGGCCTGGAGGATTGGGGATCGATCCGTGGACCCGTCTGCAATTTGCGCCTTCTTTCAGGGGCGGTTCGGTCTGAGCGGCTGTGGTGCTGGTGTGGTGGGATGGATACAGTGAGGGAGGGGGAGACGGGGTGGGCGCATTTATAGCCGGGCCGGGGCTGCTGGTGTCACCTCCCTATCCATCCCATCTCGTTCGGGTGGTGCACCGCGACCCGTGTTCGCCAGCCCACCGCCGTCGGATCCGCGCGACGGACGTCCGATAATTCCCCGCGCTTGGGTAGGGGACACCCCACATGCGATGCGGTTCGATCGTGGGCGCCCAATAATTCCCCGCTCTGGTTCGGTTTGTGGCGTCCAATAATGTGTGCATGGTTCCTGAGGCCAATTATTTGGGCCGGCCGATCCAAAACCCGGTGGACGCATTTGTACGTGCATTGCACCGGAGATGATGGTACAATATCGAATGACCGATCTCACTGTCACGGGACAGTGGAAAATCATCGGGCGCGATTGGCGAAGCTGATTGGCTGGCTGACGGCCCCGACCGATCCAAATCAAAAAAAGCTGAGTGCGAAAGGGAATTCAACGCAGCGTACCGAACATAAGCGGCTCAGCACGATCCCCGCCATTTATCTGTTGCGAACCGTGACGTGCTTGACTCACAAGACATTATCGCAACCTCATTTCAGTTTTCTTTCTGCGGCGGTCATTTCAGTTGAAAAGACGGAGGATTTTTCTTCCGAATCTTTTCTCGTGGAAATAGTAGTATTTCCTTCCGATTCTGCGGGAATGGTAATCCCGGAGGAGGATCAGCTCGCCGATCGGGTTGCCGTGCCTGCACGACTGCGGCCGGCCGGTCGAACCGACCCCGACCCGACGCGAGCCCCGCCCGGCCGGTCCCGATCAGTCCGTGCACCGAATTGGGATGGGAATCGATCTCCTGGTACGTACGCCACTGCACTACGTCCCCTCCCCATCGACGCAGTTACGGCCACGACCAGTCTTGGACGCGCGAGACAGGGACGCCAGAAACGGCGACCGACGCGGTCACGGACGCTGCGGCTCAGCCGTTCGGGTTCAGCGGACGGACGCGCGGCCGCCAGGTCCGGTGCCCCGCCCTCCAGGATGCCTCCGGCGACCCGTGTACTACCCGTGGGTGCCGGCCGGCTGCGATGGATGTGGAGGGTCTTGACCACTAGGCACACCAGTGGGCAGCGGCTGCTTGCTTTGCGTAATTGCTCGGCGTGGCCAAAGTCTCGGTGGAACGCACCTAACCATTTCTCGCCCGGGTGTCGCCGGTCGATGAAAGTTGCTTGACAAGCTACCGAATACAGTACTGTAGTGGAAGTACTACTTGCTTATGCTATGTGCCCGTCAATAGTAATCCATCCGACTAatcagaaaaagaagaaaaaaacagaaagacGGTCCGGTTAGGCTAGCTTGACTGCTACTATTACTAGTAGGCAGTAGTACGTGCAGCTCAAGCTTTTTTTGACGGGTACGTGCAGCTCAAGTGTTTGTGTTGCGTCTGAACTTGACCACCAACGGCCTGTTGACCTGCGCGGCTAACTAGCTAAGCCGGTGGAGTTTTCAAATGGCCCGTTGCTCTGTCGGTTCATATAGTAAGCTTTTACTGAAAGTTTAATGGGGAATTCTGTTCACACGCGCACCGTCCTTGCTCAAACTGAGATCGACCGATATCTTTATTTACTACTCCACCGATGGCGACACCAAAGCACAGCCATCAGCGACAGGCATGCATGTCAGGGAAAATCGAGTTTTTTGGATCCTTAGCGATGTTTtgctgaaaacaaattggaaattcTGCTCACACGCGCACCGTCCAGAGACCACGGCACGAAAGCACACAACCAGGCCATATGGGATGCATGTTTACGTAGCTACTTGACGACTATTCATGATCATTTCTCAGTGTGCCTGCCTCGTAACATTAACATTTTGCTCGACCGGCGACAGCGAAGGGCAGGAGAATTCCTGTGGGTGGGGCGCGTCCACTACGGCGAGAGCTGTGCCGTGTAGCATCGCACGGCACGGCTCGATCAACCGCCTAAACAAGGTGGTTGCTTGCGTTAAGCGTCCGGTTTGGTGTCGTCCCTACTGCGCCGGCACATGCAGCGGCAGGCCCGAGTCGCGGTGGCCAGGACGAACGAGCACGCGTGGCAATGTGAAACGAGAGGCGAGCAGTGGCctcaggagaggagaggaggtcgaTGGAGCCAAGCAAACGAACATGCAACTTGATGGTAGAGTAGTTTATTTAGCGCATTAGGATAGTGTTTCGGTGCTTCTGACTACTTAATGACTGGGATAAGCGAAGATTTCGCGGCAGATTTGGCGCGTGTGGACTAGTCAGGAGGGGTAGTAGTATATGTGGGTGATGTGGGCGCCGGTGATCCACATCTGGAATCCGGTGGACTCTACTACCCTTTCTGCCAACCTGTTGGTGCCTAGCGTACTCTACTACGTCCACTCTCCCCTGCCGCTCGTTCTTCTCCAGCCTCTTGCGTGGTTTCAGGACTGTTGCAATCTTTACTTTACATGCTGCTAGCATAGTTTATTAAGTGATCATACCGCTGAGTCTGCACTTCTGGTGATTACGGCCATTACCTGATCTTTCTTTTTTTGCAAACTACTGCGGGTGTTAGTTTATGTAAGCTCGTCTCGAATGCTCCATGCTGACGATAATTGACAGTCGATTACTCTATCTATTTAGGACTAGCTTATTAAAAGATTCCACTGTGATAGTTTTTTATGTAATACTCAAGGCTAGTCGATATTTAGGAGTAGTTCCGTGGTGATGGTTAGTTTCAGTCTTCCAGATAACTTGCGTGGTCTAGCCCGTGACCCGCAAGGCTAGTCGCGAGGCCAGCTCGTAGGCGCGCGCGCGGGCGTGCGTCCACGCAAAGCAAGGAAGCTAGCAAGCAAAGCGCGTGGGCGTAGTGCTGCGTACCGACGAGACGAGACCACCGGGGTCGCCGCTGACGTCCGTCGTTGCTTTCCGGCGCCGTCCGAGCGCTGCGGTGCGCCCAGCGCGGCACGCGGGGTGCGTCCCCATCCCCCGCGCCCGGGTCACGTGGCCGCCGCGTGGCCCGCCCTCCGGTCGACAGCGAGGCGCGCGAAAGCAACGTGGCGGTGTCTCGAACCGGCGAGGGGGGAGGGAGCTCGCGCCGAGACGTGGGCGCGGCTCGCTCGCGCCAAGGCGTGGTGGGCCCGCGCGCCCACGCCGCGCCTCTAGCCGCCGGGGGCCACCCGGTGTGCCCGTCCGAGCTGTCGACGTGGCGCCCTCGCTCTCATCACGCGCCGCGGTCGAGCGCCCGCCCGGTGCGTGCGTGCGCGCCGCTTGACCGCGTGTCTTGTCACCTACGGGCTGCGTTGAACTGTGGTGACAAGTGTCTGCCACCATGCTGACAACTAGTCCCGTCGTGAGTGAGACccgtatgtgtgtgtgcgcgcgtgagaGAAGCGTGATCGGATTTCTCTCTCTCGTTCGCCTCATCGCCTGCGTGCCGCCGTGTGCTGGTTGGAATTGCGTGTGCTTGTGTTTGATGTCAGGCGAGGATCTTCGTCGGACGGTCCTGGAACCGTCTAGAAGCAACCACGCCACATGGTTACTgtatctgtttttttataagacctGGCAATAGCTTTGGTTTCATGTCCTTCCTTGGTCCGGAAATTACATGTTGATGGATGTATCTAAAATTGATGCGGATCGCTTTTTCAAAAGAGGCatacgccccgctttatatataaagcatcaaTCGAACACATTACACAGCCGAATGAAGCAAGCTGGTGAGGTGACTCTTTTACAAAGCCGATGCCAGCATAGACGGATCACACACACAACACTACCGAAAGAGAAAACACAGAGATCTAAGAACAACACCACACCACGCTCTACTACACCTAAGCACCACGACAACACCGTCAAGAGGATGCGGCACACTTTCATAGTACCAAAACAACTCACAAGCAGTAGTAACTAACTCCATCAATCAAATGATAAAAGCACAACAACCAAGAAACACAGATAAATATATTGCAGCGGTAACTATCTTGATTTATAGGGACACAACTAAAAACCTAGATAGAATCACAAGAAGGAACCCCGAGGATCCTTGTGAATTAAGGATCGGCCCTTCAATCTCACACACAAGCTAACACTCAAAATAAACTAGTGCTCTCAACACAACACCTATCACCTCACCTTTTATCTTTTAAAAAAAATCTCACCGGCTATTTTTTTCCTTTGAAAAAAGACCTCATCGGCAGTCTATCAACGTAAACTCAGAAATCTTATCCCCATTCATATGGAACAACTAGGAGTACTTATATATATGAGCCTCAAGCTACAGCAGGAGCGAACTTGTTGAGCCTTGCACTATTATTAATTTCCATACAACTCGCATTGGAACATGCATAATTTTGACTCGAGATCTTAAATCAATCATCATTTATTTTCCATGAATGTTGGCTTCAAATGCTTTCATATCCATTCCAACTCAAAAAATGCCTTCATATCCAGCCCCTAAAAAGTGATAGGCCCTTCTAAAATTAATTAGGTTTAGGTGAAAAGTTGCAGTTGAAAATTTGATGTGGCATTTCTCCCACAATAGGCACCAAAATCATTCCAACGTAGATAATGGTTTTGCCCGTGCCATCCTTTGGCTTCTCCAGTAACATTTGTGCTAGCATGAACCTCCTGATTTCTTGATCATGACCGGGTCCATATCATC
Above is a window of Triticum dicoccoides isolate Atlit2015 ecotype Zavitan chromosome 5B, WEW_v2.0, whole genome shotgun sequence DNA encoding:
- the LOC119310492 gene encoding probable E3 ubiquitin-protein ligase XERICO, with the translated sequence MGISSMPAPKESLLIYLLYHAVVSIAALAGLLRAALVFLGLPAPPSLLAGEDADGADQLTAATPAAPSLAERFRSRFRPARFGRRRGAAAVPDCRVCLVRFEADAVVNRLPCGHLFHRACLETWLDYDHATCPLCRSRLLPAAAAADESWSPPAPTLTAWI